One part of the Lotus japonicus ecotype B-129 chromosome 2, LjGifu_v1.2 genome encodes these proteins:
- the LOC130739313 gene encoding AAA-ATPase ASD, mitochondrial-like — protein sequence MGLGEIWSQLGSIMASIMFVYAMFERFFPPHLHIYVRKYTHKLTGLFYPYIQITFPENTGEKLRRSEAYTKIQTYLGEYSSQSAKRLKAEVVKDSQSPLVLSMDDNEEITDEFKGVKLWWAAHYSINKSQSFSFYPSSDEKRFFRLTFHKRYRDLITTSYIQHVLDEGKKIASRNRQLKLYTNNPSNDWSRYKSTKWSHIHFEHPARFETLAMDPKKKEEIINDLDVFRDGKEYYAKVGKAWKRGYLLYGPPGTGKSTMIAAMANFMNYDVYDLELTAVKENTELKKLLIETSSKSIIVIEDIDCSIDLTGQRKKKKKEKDEDEDEDEKPKNPAKKAEEEEKKGSKVTLSGLLNFIDGIWSACGGERIIIFTTNFVDKLDPALIRRGRMDMHIEMSYCSYEAFKVLAKNYLDVVDDSHSFFPIIEKLLGETNMSPADVAENLMPKSRTKDSDTSLKNLIQALENAKEEAKKKAEEEAKKKIEDEEAKLKAEKDKEELAQEKEVKTNGKSGEGVKENGTTTNHKFEL from the coding sequence ATGGGGCTTGGGGAAATATGGTCACAACTAGGCTCAATTATGGCTAGCATCATGTTTGTGTACGCCATGTTTGAGAGGTTCTTCCCACCACATCTTCATATCTATGTTCGAAAATACACACACAAACTCACAGGGCTCTTCTACCCTTATATCCAAATAACCTTCCCTGAGAATACAGGGGAAAAACTCAGAAGAAGTGAAGCTTACACTAAAATCCAGACATACCTCGGTGAGTACTCATCTCAAAGTGCCAAAAGACTTAAAGCTGAAGTGGTAAAAGATAGCCAATCCCCACTAGTTCTCAGTATGGATGACAATGAAGAGATCACAGATGAGTTTAAAGGTGTCAAACTCTGGTGGGCTGCACACTACAGCATCAATAAATCACAGTCATTTTCATTCTACCCTTCTTCAGATGAGAAGAGGTTCTTTAGACTCACTTTCCACAAACGGTACCGTGATCTCATCACTACTTCTTACATCCAACATGTGTTGGATGAAGGCAAGAAAATTGCATCAAGGAACAGACAGTTGAAACTGTACACCAACAACCCTAGCAACGATTGGTCTAGATACAAAAGCACAAAGTGGAGCCACATACATTTTGAGCACCCTGCAAGGTTTGAAACACTGGCTATGGATccaaagaagaaggaagagattaTAAACGACCTTGATGTGTTCAGAGATGGAAAAGAGTACTATGCCAAGGTTGGGAAGGCTTGGAAGAGAGGGTATTTGTTGTATGGTCCACCAGGAACTGGCAAATCAACCATGATAGCTGCCATGGCTAATTTCATGAACTATGATGTGTATGATCTTGAATTGACAGCAGTCAAGGAAAACACTGAGCTGAAAAAATTGCTGATTGAAACATCCAGCAAATCAATCATAGTGATTGAAGACATTGACTGCTCTATTGATCTTACAggccaaaggaagaagaagaaaaaagaaaaagatgaggatgaggatgaggatgagaaACCCAAAAATCCTGCTAagaaagctgaagaagaagagaagaagggcAGCAAGGTAACACTATCTGGGCTGTTGAATTTCATTGATGGGATTTGGTCAGCATGTGGGGGAGAGAGGATCATCATTTTCACAACCAACTTTGTGGACAAACTTGATCCTGCTTTGATTAGGAGAGGGAGGATGGACATGCACATAGAAATGTCCTATTGTAGCTATGAAGCTTTCAAGGTGCTTGCCAAGAACTACTTGGATGTTGTTGATGATTCACATAGCTTCTTTCCCATTATTGAGAAGTTGCTGGGAGAGACCAACATGTCTCCTGCTGATGTTGCTGAGAATCTGATGCCAAAGTCAAGAACTAAAGATTCTGATACTTCCTTGAAGAATCTGATTCAGGCTCTTGAGAATGCTAAGGAGGAGGCCAAGAAGAAGGCAGAGGAGgaagcaaagaaaaaaattgaggaTGAGGAAGCTAAGTTGAAGGCTGAGAAAGATAAAGAAGAGTTGGCTCAAGAGAAAGAGGTGAAAACAAATGGAAAATCTGGGGAAGGGGTGAAAGAGAATGGTACCACTACCAACCATAAATTTGAGTTATGA